In Carassius auratus strain Wakin chromosome 41, ASM336829v1, whole genome shotgun sequence, the DNA window ATCCCTTTAACTCTTACCCTGTAGCAGTGGTCTGTTTAACTGATTTTTCACTGTTTAGCTTTTATCTCttgatattataatgttttcttgaTCTTTTACAGAATTCCTAAAGGCCTTTCTGAGAAGGTGTTCAGTGAAACAATACCAAAGCTGAATGGTGCAAAGAATGTGCAACAGAAAGGTACAACCAGCTAATGTCTCGGTTACAtttggtaaccctcattccctgatggagggaacggagatgtgtGTCAAAGTTCCAACACTAGGGGTCCCACTTGAGAGCCCAGACACCTCTGATATCATTTATGAAAAGGTCAATGAAATTTGCATACCTGACCACGCCCCGGACATCACAgatataaataaaccataaacctgttttgtttttgtttttgttctgacCTGTTGCATCAGGATATGAGGAGGCAGAGACTTTGCATTCAGACTGGCTCTGATGCAAGACCTTATCACCTGGCCGTCGCAAATGGAAGGGCCAGAAATGCAGAGAGTGTGAATAGGGAAGGAGGAAATAGCTCTTTTAATGACTATCTGGTGACTGCTCTGCCATGTGGCAGACAACCAGAGCCCAGAAGAATCCACCTCCAGTCCTCCCAGCAGAAGTGGAGCTAAGCTGGTCGCTCCTCACTAGGTCGCCCTTCTCAGGTTCGGTACGAAGCCTTTCGTGGGTAAGGACTGACTGTGCCACATTGACTGGCCTCTGTTCAGACTTGACTGCCAACTCAGAATGTTGCATTGCCTCAGCAGTCCTAGCAGGGGGTTGTCCCTGGTGACGAACAGACAGAGGCTACTGCTTGGGGGGATGAAGGGGTAGTTCTGCCGGATGAATTCCCAGGGACCACTCGTTTCCTTCAACCGCACGTGTTCTCTAGTAAGAGTTTCTGGGTGAGTTTGAGGCAAGTATTTAATAGCCTCTGTTTGTTTTTGACTGTGGAGGATTGCAGTGCAAATTCTTCAACAGTGTCACCAAAGAGTCCAACCTGAGAAATAGGGGCGCTGAGAGAATGCATTTTCTCAGTATTCCGCTTCTCTGCCAGATTGAGcaataggtggcgctcctggtcCACTAATGTGGACATCATCCTCCCAAGAGCCTGCAACATGACCTTCGTAACCCAGAGGGCATAGTCAGTCACTGAACACAGTTCCTGCATGCTCCAGGTTGGGACCACCCTTGTGCAGACCCTGGCCTGAATACCTGCAGGACAGCCATGGAGTGCAGAGCAGACAAAGCTTGTCCAGAAGCATTATAAGCTCTGACCACAAAGGACGAgataacttaaattaaattaaatgttgacaTTGAcagcattataaaaaatatttaacatatgcTTAAATAAGTTCATAGAATCTTTTCAGAGATGTGTCAATGATTAGGGGTGTTGAGATTCAAATAAGTAATGACACCCACCCTGTTTTGGTTTTCCAGCTGTGAATGTGGGTAAAAAGAGGAAAGCTCTGGAAGATGAAGAGCCTAAACCGCCTACAAACCTCACATCTAAAGAGGTATGCACTGTTCTCCCAGCTCAGTCATCTTGATTACTCAGTCGAGACATCTCGCATAAATTTGGGTCCAAACTTACCTCCTTCTCTCTGTTGAACTTGGCAATAAAGCCAAATGAGCTAAGCGATAATACCTGACCAGAGACCCAGTCACATCAATCCGTTTCCAAGGTCAATTCGGTGGCTAGGTTAGAGCATCTGGTGTGGAATCACGGTGATTTGTGAAAAAGTGAAGGCTGAGTTTATCTGTGATACAGTCTCTCCGATGCACTCTGTGGCACCAGCCATCATCCTGAACATTATGACTAAAACTAATTCATTTCAGTACTGTGCATTTTCAAAGCTTTTTAACTTAAGTCAGTGTGCTGATTCTGCAGTGTTGAAATGTGGATCATGTTTCTGTGTATCTACATATGttctttttctttaatttggCGGGGGAAAAAATACTCAGAACAGAtgctttaataaatgttttattcattgaaacagtgttcagtgttttattattctaataatatttaagcCTTATTCCTCAGGGTAATTATGCCCTCCAGCTgtgcctaaaaaataaataaaaataaatggaagcaCATGAGTCTTAAAAATAATGTGAGAAATCATGATTATGATGATCCTTGCTTTACCTTGAGTTGTTGATTAGTTCGTTTGAGGAACTGGACCTCTTCGGCATGCTTCTTTTCCTCAATTTCCCGCCGTTCGGCTTCCCGCCTCTCAATGGCCTCACATTTAGCCTTCTGCTCGTTCAACAACCTCTCCAAATCTCGCTTCTCACTCTCTAACTCTAAAATCTATCAAGAGTTTGTATCTCAGCGAGCAGAAAATGGACATTTAATGTTTGGTTGTCGACTTTAAAGCTaatgacttgctttcttctgcAGTACATGaaagatatttttacatttttattttattttttcattcaatcAAAGTCAATGGGATCTAATGTTGTGTTGGacaccactgactttcattataagttcaaaatatattttgtgtatatgtaATAGTTTGTGTTTTCTGTTACAAGATGATGTTAATCACATAAACTTCTCTTAAGCTAACAAGTTGatataacataatttatatatagtataatatgttcatttaatagaaaatatagggtaagatacaagtttttttaattgtgtcACTGTATATGTTTAGTTTTGTAGCTTCCTTTGTAGTTTTAATAAGCAACTTTGttgtttagaaaatatattatttacagttaaggtgagacactgcaggcaaaaacactgttttttcaagcacctgtcaattttgacattttgggctttttggtttttcataaagtgctttttcaaactagtggaaggaaaacatccaaaagacaatgttaagtgtttcttttatagcactttatctgtttgtgtcaatagatttaaattacaatacatatttttaaaggccgttttctcaaaatgagttttttcttcaacactgagccataaatctccacttcagtagcacttacacacaccaaacttgacatttttattcctgtctatattctgaaggtttttacagagggatttgttcatatatattttccttgattgtatacaacattttattccccccaaaattgtgaaaatatattgttttctggctgttcaaacaagtattttctgaattatggagtgacaaaaaagataaccagaattccctctgtaaaaacatttgactctaatatgtcaaaagaattaacaaaaaatttgaaactgacttcatctagtgttcagatttttgtactatacatttatgcaaattagcacatatttcattaaataatgcctcatttgcatatttaaacataacatttttgaaaacttgtaatacaaaaaatgtttgcaataatcaatgtaatcaatcaactgggtaagtaaggtgataactattagtttttttttttttgccctattcacctgcagtgtcttgCCTTAAGTTTTGTTACACTtacgtatatattttttatatgtatatatgaataataaaaaatatgtatttataatttttgaattattttaaaatataagtataataaTGTAAGAAAAAGTTGGAATAATGCTTTCAGTAATAATTTACCTTGTTCTCCATGTCAGCCATCCCATGCTCTGCTTGAAGTGCTTTCCTCATGCCAAAGGCCACACTGCTCTCATACAGTGTTTGATAGGCAGCGATGGTCATGCGAATCTCATCTCTTACTTGCAACAGCAGGAGACCCCGCTCAGCGCAGTTAATGGTGACCTGTCTGATTAACTCATCTAAGAGATTTGAAAGAGGCAATGCTATGTAAAACTCAAGAGCTATTAAT includes these proteins:
- the LOC113059184 gene encoding axonemal dynein light intermediate polypeptide 1-like, with product MILPTDSLLKYDNPVLVSKNTERKSPRSRPLKVSPQQMVESGPVPPPPKPKSPTAEASKQQTEEILNAILPPREWTEENQLWVQPVSSTPCTRMDVIHLQEQLDRSLQARQARETGICPVRRELYSQCFDELIRQVTINCAERGLLLLQVRDEIRMTIAAYQTLYESSVAFGMRKALQAEHGMADMENKILELESEKRDLERLLNEQKAKCEAIERREAERREIEEKKHAEEVQFLKRTNQQLKAQLEGIITLRNKA